The following are encoded in a window of Methanobrevibacter ruminantium M1 genomic DNA:
- a CDS encoding DUF308 domain-containing protein produces the protein MESNKILSIITILIGLMFIIFPLFSANLISIIIGISVLIFGIGLAYSSFITHEISGALSSVMGIFGIVMIIFGLCFIFAINAISFLVGLQFYIVAFMLIMIAVVGFLSDSNVARTGALLYLVLGIVILLIAMFAAENPILITIILGVILIAQGIMGLIYGNEI, from the coding sequence ATGGAATCAAATAAGATTTTATCCATTATAACAATATTAATTGGGTTAATGTTTATAATCTTCCCATTATTTAGCGCTAACCTAATTTCCATCATTATTGGAATAAGCGTATTGATATTTGGTATAGGATTGGCATATTCCTCATTCATTACACATGAAATCTCAGGTGCCCTATCTTCAGTTATGGGAATCTTTGGGATTGTAATGATAATCTTTGGATTATGTTTCATATTTGCAATCAATGCAATTTCCTTCCTTGTAGGATTGCAATTCTACATTGTAGCATTTATGCTGATTATGATTGCTGTAGTCGGATTCCTTTCAGATAGCAATGTTGCTAGAACCGGCGCTTTATTGTATTTGGTCCTAGGTATAGTTATTTTGCTTATTGCAATGTTTGCTGCAGAAAACCCTATACTAATTACAATTATTTTAGGTGTTATTTTAATAGCACAAGGAATAATGGGATTAATATATGGCAATGAAATATAA
- the serS gene encoding serine--tRNA ligase, whose product MLDIKLFRENPDLIFDSEKKRFRSTENAEKVIEYDTLWREGESRLNSLRAEKNKLSKSFKQAKKDGNIEEVIAQSKAVAEEIKELGPKIEEYKQLREDYRYKVGNIIDEDVPVSDTEDDNLIVRTVGELPDFDFEPLNHVDLIEKIDGADIETAASIAGARFYYLKRDILHLNLALIQFALNELEERGYIPLQTPFFVKGEVAAETSELGEFEETLYKVENEDLYLIATAEQTLAALHRDEIINPEDLPMRYCALSTCFRKEAGSHGKDTLGIFRVHQFEKIEQFIFSTPEESKNEHHRLLEVTEDIYKKLGLPYQIVAIVSSALNDNAAIKYDLEAWFPGSKTYRELVSCTNCGDYQARKTKTRYGRAGSGDAQTLHTLNSTAIATERTMCCILENYQQDDGSVKVPEVLVPYMGGKTVIEARK is encoded by the coding sequence TTGTTAGATATAAAGCTATTTCGAGAAAATCCTGATTTAATATTTGACTCTGAGAAGAAAAGATTCAGAAGCACTGAAAATGCAGAGAAAGTTATTGAATATGACACCTTATGGAGAGAAGGTGAAAGCAGATTGAACTCTCTTAGGGCAGAGAAGAACAAATTATCAAAATCATTCAAACAAGCTAAAAAGGACGGAAACATTGAAGAGGTAATTGCACAATCCAAGGCAGTTGCTGAAGAGATCAAGGAATTAGGTCCTAAGATTGAAGAGTATAAGCAATTGCGTGAAGATTACAGATACAAGGTTGGAAACATCATTGACGAGGATGTTCCAGTCTCTGACACAGAAGATGACAACCTTATTGTTAGGACCGTTGGAGAATTGCCAGACTTTGATTTTGAGCCTTTAAATCATGTTGATTTGATTGAAAAGATTGACGGTGCAGACATTGAAACTGCAGCAAGCATTGCAGGTGCAAGGTTCTACTATCTTAAAAGGGACATCTTGCATCTTAACTTGGCTTTAATCCAGTTCGCCCTTAACGAGCTTGAAGAGAGAGGCTACATTCCACTTCAGACTCCCTTCTTTGTAAAAGGGGAAGTTGCAGCAGAGACATCTGAGCTTGGAGAGTTTGAGGAAACCTTATACAAGGTGGAAAATGAAGACTTATACCTAATTGCAACAGCTGAGCAGACACTTGCAGCATTGCATAGGGATGAAATCATCAATCCTGAAGATTTGCCAATGAGATATTGCGCCCTTTCTACCTGCTTTAGAAAGGAGGCTGGATCTCATGGTAAGGACACTTTAGGAATATTCAGGGTTCATCAGTTTGAAAAGATTGAACAGTTCATTTTCTCCACTCCTGAAGAAAGCAAAAACGAGCATCACAGGTTATTGGAAGTTACTGAGGACATCTATAAGAAATTAGGACTTCCTTATCAAATCGTTGCCATAGTTTCCTCAGCATTGAATGACAATGCAGCAATCAAGTACGACCTTGAGGCATGGTTCCCTGGTTCAAAGACCTATAGGGAATTGGTATCCTGTACCAATTGTGGTGACTATCAGGCAAGAAAGACCAAGACCAGATATGGTAGGGCAGGATCTGGAGATGCCCAGACTTTACACACCTTAAACAGTACTGCAATAGCAACTGAAAGAACTATGTGCTGTATATTAGAAAACTATCAGCAGGATGATGGAAGCGTAAAGGTTCCAGAGGTTTTAGTGCCTTATATGGGTGGAAAAACAGTAATCGAAGCAAGAAAGTAA
- the comB gene encoding 2-phosphosulfolactate phosphatase, which yields MQIIKTSETEAEKVIINLSQEKSHSKDVSIMVDALRASTTVTIALDYFKEVIPAFTPEEARELSLKHNAVLAGERKGVKLEGFDIGNSPGEIKEFETNKKSMVLTTSNGIMTMENMQNPKHVLVGGFINAKSVAKAAVELAEEEIEIVMGGYNHEFAIEDFLAAGEILFYIEKELKERNMTPKENDGSNYELKDREGFSEYAISAILASRNLELTNEQVLKSKSGKRLSYLNYSDDVELCMKRNITENVGILKDGKIVLY from the coding sequence ATGCAAATTATAAAAACAAGCGAAACAGAGGCCGAAAAAGTGATAATAAATTTAAGCCAGGAAAAAAGCCATAGCAAAGACGTTTCAATTATGGTAGATGCTTTAAGAGCAAGTACAACCGTAACAATAGCTTTAGACTACTTTAAAGAAGTAATTCCAGCATTCACTCCAGAGGAGGCAAGAGAACTTTCCCTAAAGCATAACGCTGTACTTGCAGGTGAGAGAAAGGGAGTTAAATTAGAGGGCTTTGATATTGGAAACTCACCTGGTGAAATAAAGGAGTTTGAAACCAACAAGAAATCCATGGTTCTTACAACAAGCAATGGAATAATGACAATGGAAAATATGCAAAACCCTAAACATGTCTTAGTTGGAGGATTCATAAATGCCAAATCCGTTGCAAAGGCAGCTGTAGAGCTAGCAGAGGAAGAGATTGAAATAGTCATGGGAGGATACAACCATGAATTTGCAATTGAAGACTTCCTTGCAGCTGGAGAAATACTCTTTTATATAGAAAAAGAGCTAAAAGAAAGAAACATGACTCCAAAAGAAAATGATGGATCCAATTATGAATTGAAGGATAGGGAAGGCTTTAGCGAATATGCAATATCTGCTATCTTAGCAAGCAGAAATCTGGAATTAACCAATGAACAAGTATTAAAATCCAAATCTGGAAAGCGATTAAGCTATTTAAACTACTCTGATGATGTAGAATTATGCATGAAGCGAAACATAACTGAAAATGTAGGCATTTTAAAAGATGGAAAGATAGTTCTATACTGA
- a CDS encoding TraB/GumN family protein — protein sequence MRRECLKIIGTAHVSQNSVEEVKEAILEDKPEVVAIELDRGRYIRLMNERNGIVEDDQIHITKIIKENKVGVFLVTTILSYMQNKIGDDLDIKPGSEMIGAIDAAEETGSRIALIDRDINITLQRVLNHMSTWEKLKFIYGIIGGLLSSDDEELDVEALKEQSAIDEAMGYFKEISPGAYEALVNERDAYLANSILHIPEDHVIAVVGAGHKEGINRYLDNPETIPPHSELIDMDKKGGIPWLKIILALIPISFVVIFFLAWMNGIHIEGDIVQFIVISMIMGFLGSILSGSKLASAIIGGLVAPLTIIHPLLAAGWFSGLAEAKFRKVRKQDINNIGKIESFRDLWNNNIFRILLVVVGTNLGVSLATLVILPSQVFIPLFMKIFGG from the coding sequence ATGAGAAGAGAATGTTTAAAAATCATAGGAACTGCACACGTGTCTCAAAATAGTGTGGAAGAAGTAAAAGAAGCTATTTTAGAAGACAAACCAGAAGTAGTCGCTATTGAATTAGATAGAGGAAGATACATTAGATTAATGAATGAAAGAAATGGCATTGTAGAAGATGACCAAATCCATATTACCAAAATCATAAAAGAAAACAAAGTAGGGGTTTTCTTAGTTACAACCATCCTTTCCTATATGCAAAACAAAATTGGAGATGACCTAGACATCAAGCCTGGCTCTGAAATGATCGGCGCAATTGATGCAGCTGAAGAGACAGGTTCCAGAATCGCATTGATTGACAGAGACATAAACATCACCTTGCAAAGGGTTCTAAACCATATGAGCACTTGGGAAAAGCTTAAATTCATTTATGGAATCATCGGAGGCTTGCTCTCATCAGATGATGAGGAACTGGATGTAGAGGCATTGAAGGAACAGTCTGCAATCGATGAGGCAATGGGATACTTTAAGGAAATATCTCCAGGAGCATATGAGGCATTGGTAAATGAAAGGGATGCATATCTTGCAAACAGCATATTGCACATTCCAGAAGACCATGTCATAGCGGTTGTAGGTGCAGGGCATAAGGAAGGAATCAACAGATACCTTGATAATCCAGAAACAATACCGCCTCATAGCGAACTGATTGATATGGACAAGAAAGGAGGAATTCCTTGGCTTAAGATAATCCTTGCATTGATTCCTATCTCATTTGTTGTGATATTTTTTCTTGCTTGGATGAATGGAATCCATATAGAAGGAGACATTGTTCAATTCATTGTAATAAGCATGATAATGGGATTTTTAGGCTCAATTCTTTCAGGATCAAAGCTAGCCTCTGCAATAATCGGAGGATTAGTTGCTCCACTCACTATTATCCACCCCCTCCTTGCGGCAGGCTGGTTTTCAGGACTTGCTGAAGCAAAGTTCAGAAAGGTGAGAAAGCAGGACATTAATAATATAGGAAAAATCGAAAGCTTTAGAGACTTATGGAACAATAACATATTCAGAATCCTTCTTGTAGTGGTTGGAACCAATTTAGGAGTTAGCTTGGCAACCTTAGTTATTTTGCCTTCCCAGGTCTTTATTCCACTCTTTATGAAAATCTTCGGAGGATAA
- a CDS encoding DUF1922 domain-containing protein, protein MYVIFRCDCGRVLYAKQGVKTRKCTCGKTIKVKSRRILQKVETANDASLAVQKMQEEIYGGTAFKTADEYKANKFINQLDRRMKEYEDGDF, encoded by the coding sequence ATGTATGTAATATTCAGATGCGATTGCGGAAGAGTGCTTTATGCAAAGCAAGGTGTAAAAACAAGAAAATGCACCTGTGGAAAAACAATCAAAGTGAAAAGCCGCAGAATCCTTCAAAAAGTAGAAACAGCAAACGATGCATCATTGGCAGTTCAAAAGATGCAAGAGGAAATCTATGGAGGAACTGCATTTAAGACTGCTGACGAGTATAAGGCAAATAAATTCATAAATCAGCTTGATAGAAGAATGAAGGAATATGAAGATGGTGACTTTTAG
- a CDS encoding hemolysin family protein — MEMDSIIIISEILIIIILIVLNGLFSLAEIAVVSARRIRMQKIADDGDKRALLVLDSMDHTSEFLSTVQVGITFTAIITGALGGTTFSEPLGNYLSQFIPYSYQISFIIVILLTSYFTILVGEIVPKRMALNDPEGYALSTAKFMQISSIICKPIVKLLDSSTNLALRIVGPSPKEDVVTEEEVKLLIEEGIEDGTIAEEEEDIIKRVFRLDDQKVDMIMTPRNEIIWLDLEDEIEINKAKIIASKRSIFPVADAELDDFIGVVQAKDLLSKIFEGEDVDIRANVKSPLVVPENMLSMDLLKEFKENREYVHMVLVVDEFGSVVGLITLNDLLEGIVGDIPGIDEEDDPKAVERKDHTWLIDGRFSIEDFKDLFEIEKEMPNEVEDGYTTIAGFILSHAGKIPETGEIFHEDKFTFEIVDMDGNHIDKILVTINEEDSDKLDLESKED, encoded by the coding sequence ATGGAAATGGACTCGATAATCATAATTAGTGAAATACTAATAATCATAATATTAATCGTACTTAACGGACTTTTCTCCCTTGCAGAAATCGCAGTTGTCTCTGCAAGAAGAATCAGAATGCAAAAAATTGCAGATGATGGAGATAAAAGAGCATTACTCGTTTTAGACTCTATGGACCACACCAGTGAATTCTTATCTACTGTACAAGTGGGCATAACCTTTACAGCAATCATCACAGGGGCATTAGGTGGAACTACTTTTTCAGAACCTTTAGGAAACTACCTTAGCCAATTCATACCTTACAGCTATCAGATAAGCTTCATTATCGTTATCCTTCTCACATCCTACTTTACAATATTGGTAGGTGAGATCGTACCTAAAAGAATGGCATTGAATGACCCTGAAGGATATGCATTGAGCACTGCAAAGTTCATGCAGATAAGCTCAATAATATGCAAGCCTATTGTAAAGCTCCTTGACAGCTCTACAAATCTTGCCTTAAGGATTGTTGGCCCATCACCAAAAGAGGATGTCGTTACTGAAGAGGAAGTCAAGCTCCTTATCGAAGAGGGCATTGAAGACGGAACAATAGCCGAAGAGGAAGAGGACATCATCAAAAGGGTATTCCGTTTAGATGACCAAAAGGTAGATATGATAATGACCCCTAGAAACGAGATCATCTGGCTAGACCTAGAAGATGAGATTGAAATTAACAAGGCTAAAATCATTGCAAGTAAAAGGTCTATTTTCCCTGTTGCAGATGCGGAATTGGATGACTTCATCGGTGTTGTTCAAGCTAAAGACCTACTCAGCAAAATATTTGAAGGAGAAGATGTTGACATTAGAGCTAATGTCAAATCTCCATTAGTAGTTCCTGAAAATATGCTTTCAATGGACTTGCTTAAGGAATTTAAGGAAAACAGAGAATATGTACATATGGTTCTTGTAGTGGATGAATTCGGAAGCGTTGTAGGACTCATCACATTAAACGACCTTCTTGAAGGAATTGTAGGAGACATTCCAGGAATCGATGAAGAGGACGATCCTAAAGCGGTTGAAAGAAAAGACCATACTTGGCTAATAGACGGCAGATTCTCTATAGAAGACTTTAAAGACCTATTTGAAATCGAAAAGGAAATGCCTAATGAAGTGGAGGACGGATACACAACCATTGCAGGATTCATCCTTTCACATGCAGGTAAAATCCCTGAAACCGGTGAAATATTCCATGAAGACAAGTTCACCTTTGAAATCGTTGACATGGATGGAAACCATATCGATAAGATCCTGGTAACAATAAACGAAGAGGATAGCGATAAATTAGACCTTGAAAGCAAGGAAGACTAA
- a CDS encoding calcium/sodium antiporter → MELIIQIILLIIGFVLLIKGADVFVDGASNVAYNLKIPTIIVGLTIVAFGTSAPEAAVSITSAFAGTNAISLGNVVGSNIFNILAVVGVSALLGTLTVDKVLIKRDFPFLVVSSIGLLLIATIFGEISRLCGIIFLIIIIAYVYVLVQEARQDKEAMSEEIEVKLSIPKAAIYIVIGIAGIIIGSDLVVDSSSYIASVFGLSDVLIGLTIVAIGTSLPELVTSITALKKGDNGIVIGNVLGSSIFNILFILGISGAIMPLPIAPEMVWDILLMTVITIIGAAFAYTKNEVDKKEGAVLVALFILYMAFVILRN, encoded by the coding sequence ATGGAACTAATTATTCAAATAATCTTACTAATTATAGGATTTGTGCTTCTAATTAAAGGTGCAGATGTCTTTGTAGACGGTGCAAGTAATGTTGCATACAACTTAAAGATACCAACCATAATTGTAGGACTCACAATCGTCGCATTTGGTACAAGCGCTCCTGAAGCAGCTGTTTCAATTACCTCTGCATTTGCCGGAACAAATGCGATTTCCCTTGGAAACGTTGTAGGTAGTAACATATTCAACATATTGGCAGTTGTTGGTGTCTCTGCATTGCTTGGAACATTGACAGTGGATAAGGTATTGATAAAAAGAGATTTCCCATTTTTGGTTGTATCTTCAATAGGCCTTCTTCTAATAGCCACCATATTTGGAGAGATAAGCAGACTCTGCGGTATAATCTTCTTGATAATCATCATTGCTTATGTCTATGTCCTTGTTCAAGAGGCAAGACAGGACAAGGAAGCAATGTCTGAAGAGATTGAAGTAAAGCTTTCAATACCAAAAGCGGCAATCTACATTGTCATAGGTATTGCCGGAATCATAATCGGTTCCGATTTGGTTGTAGACTCATCAAGCTATATTGCAAGCGTATTCGGATTAAGCGATGTACTTATTGGTCTTACAATTGTTGCTATAGGAACTTCATTGCCTGAGCTTGTAACTTCTATTACTGCACTTAAAAAAGGAGACAATGGTATTGTAATTGGTAATGTGCTTGGATCAAGCATATTCAACATACTTTTCATTTTAGGTATCAGCGGAGCAATAATGCCACTCCCAATAGCACCTGAAATGGTATGGGACATACTTTTAATGACAGTGATTACAATCATTGGCGCAGCCTTTGCATACACCAAAAATGAAGTGGATAAAAAAGAAGGTGCCGTTTTAGTAGCATTATTTATTCTCTATATGGCATTTGTCATTTTAAGAAATTAA
- a CDS encoding TIGR00269 family protein, translated as MSINKEEFNEKIFSRINNLIDDYQLIKEGEKIAIALSGGKDSVLTLHALKNYKDSADFDFELVAILVDEGIDGYRQHGIDAAVNNAQLLEIPLIQKSFKEEEGFALDDIYSYFKSACIPCGVFRRNILNKTAYEIGADKIATGHNLDDEIQSFLMSFSRGDTVKFSKFGPELDQIHEKLVPRIKPLWNTPEKEVGMWAILNGVEIHLDECPYSNLSLRAKIKEFLNKTESKHPGTKENVLNSFIKTLDVENVRTVLSECERCGEPTSGRVCKACEIKDIISENRD; from the coding sequence ATGAGCATAAACAAGGAAGAATTCAATGAAAAGATATTCTCTAGAATCAATAATCTAATAGACGATTATCAATTGATTAAAGAGGGTGAAAAGATAGCCATTGCCTTATCCGGTGGTAAAGATAGTGTTTTAACTCTTCATGCACTTAAAAATTATAAGGATAGTGCTGATTTTGACTTTGAGCTTGTGGCAATTTTAGTTGATGAGGGAATAGATGGCTATCGCCAGCATGGAATAGATGCTGCAGTAAATAATGCCCAGCTTTTGGAGATTCCTCTTATACAAAAGTCCTTTAAAGAAGAGGAGGGCTTTGCATTGGATGATATCTATTCCTATTTTAAGAGCGCTTGCATTCCTTGTGGGGTATTTAGGCGCAATATCTTAAATAAAACCGCTTATGAAATAGGTGCCGACAAGATTGCAACAGGACATAACCTTGATGATGAGATTCAGTCATTTCTAATGAGCTTTTCAAGGGGAGACACTGTAAAGTTCTCTAAATTCGGTCCGGAGCTTGATCAGATTCATGAAAAATTAGTTCCAAGGATAAAGCCATTGTGGAACACTCCTGAAAAGGAAGTAGGGATGTGGGCGATTCTGAATGGTGTTGAGATTCATTTGGATGAATGTCCTTATTCTAATCTGTCTTTAAGGGCTAAAATTAAGGAATTTTTAAATAAGACTGAGTCAAAGCATCCCGGCACTAAGGAGAATGTTTTAAACTCATTTATAAAGACACTTGATGTTGAGAATGTAAGGACTGTTTTAAGTGAGTGTGAAAGGTGCGGAGAGCCAACATCAGGTAGGGTCTGTAAAGCCTGTGAAATAAAGGACATAATTAGTGAAAATAGGGATTAA
- a CDS encoding MTH1187 family thiamine-binding protein yields MITADLCIIPMGIEESGVGEYVSKAVQIIEESGLNYQITAMGTQIETDNLNKLYEVCANVQEAIFEMGVPRVYTVLKIDDRRDKENRTLKEKVKSVEDRIK; encoded by the coding sequence ATGATAACAGCAGATTTATGTATTATACCAATGGGAATTGAAGAGTCAGGAGTAGGGGAATACGTTTCAAAGGCAGTTCAAATAATCGAAGAGAGCGGTTTAAACTACCAAATAACCGCTATGGGAACCCAAATAGAAACAGACAATCTAAATAAATTATATGAAGTTTGTGCAAATGTTCAAGAAGCCATCTTTGAAATGGGCGTTCCTAGAGTTTATACTGTACTAAAAATAGATGATAGAAGAGATAAGGAAAATAGGACATTGAAAGAGAAAGTAAAAAGCGTTGAAGATAGAATAAAATAG
- a CDS encoding SDR family NAD(P)-dependent oxidoreductase: MGKAYADQGAKVVLLARREERLKENVEEIKETYGVEASYEVVDVTDYANVEAAAKNIIDKYGRVDILVNCAGRGYMAPVVEQPVEEWDKDIAIDLTGVFYCCKAFGEYMVKQEYGKIINMGSIHSRVALTGGLITGYTSAKGGVYNLTKTLAAEWAPYNITVNAIGPAYFESELTADVVGDEQFDMLIKAFCPMGRWGKEGELDGIAIYLASDASSFCTGQLINIDGGWTAI, translated from the coding sequence ATCGGAAAAGCATATGCAGACCAAGGCGCTAAAGTCGTACTTCTTGCAAGAAGAGAAGAAAGATTAAAAGAAAACGTTGAAGAAATCAAAGAAACCTATGGAGTAGAAGCATCCTACGAAGTAGTTGACGTAACCGACTATGCAAATGTTGAAGCAGCTGCTAAAAACATCATTGACAAATACGGAAGAGTTGACATCTTAGTAAACTGTGCAGGTAGAGGATACATGGCTCCTGTTGTTGAACAACCTGTAGAAGAATGGGACAAAGACATTGCAATCGACTTAACCGGTGTATTCTACTGCTGCAAAGCATTCGGAGAATATATGGTCAAACAAGAATACGGTAAAATCATTAACATGGGTTCAATCCACTCCAGAGTTGCATTAACCGGAGGATTAATTACCGGATATACCTCTGCAAAAGGAGGAGTATACAACCTTACCAAAACATTAGCAGCTGAATGGGCTCCATACAACATTACTGTAAATGCAATCGGTCCTGCATACTTCGAATCCGAACTAACCGCTGATGTTGTTGGCGATGAACAATTCGACATGTTAATTAAAGCATTCTGTCCAATGGGCAGATGGGGTAAAGAAGGAGAATTAGATGGTATTGCAATCTACTTAGCATCTGATGCTTCCAGCTTCTGTACCGGTCAATTAATTAACATTGATGGTGGATGGACTGCAATTTAG
- a CDS encoding DegT/DnrJ/EryC1/StrS family aminotransferase yields MADIKVSIASPIIEEEEINAVVEVMKSGMIAQGPKVIEFEKEFADFVGAKYGIATNSGTSALHVALLAAGIGKGDEVITTPFTFAATGNSILYTGARPVFVDINEDTFTIDPCKIEEAITDKTKAIMPVQLYGQAADMDPIMKIAKEHDLIVIEDAAQAHGAEYKGKKVGNLGDMACFSFYPTKNMTTSEGGMITTNNEEFAENARIYRAHGSATKYHHDVLGYNFRMTDIGAAIGIEQLKKIDGFNDKRIENAKYLNEGLADCDLVETPVVEDGYKHVYHQYTVKVKDGKRDALSDYLIENGIGNGIYYPIPLYDQVLYTDMGYNQSLEVTDKTVKEVLSLPIHAKLTKFDLDLIIEKVKKASKEL; encoded by the coding sequence ATGGCAGATATTAAAGTTTCTATAGCTAGTCCTATAATTGAAGAAGAAGAGATCAATGCAGTTGTTGAAGTAATGAAGTCTGGTATGATTGCTCAAGGTCCAAAGGTAATTGAGTTTGAAAAGGAATTTGCAGACTTTGTAGGTGCAAAATACGGAATTGCAACTAATTCTGGAACTTCTGCATTGCATGTTGCGCTTTTAGCTGCTGGAATTGGAAAAGGGGATGAGGTAATAACCACTCCATTTACATTTGCAGCAACCGGTAACTCCATCTTATACACTGGAGCTCGTCCTGTTTTTGTTGATATTAATGAAGACACCTTTACCATTGACCCATGTAAAATAGAAGAGGCAATAACCGATAAGACCAAAGCAATAATGCCTGTTCAATTATATGGTCAAGCTGCTGATATGGATCCTATAATGAAAATTGCAAAAGAACATGATTTGATTGTTATTGAAGATGCTGCTCAGGCACATGGTGCTGAATATAAAGGCAAAAAGGTTGGAAATCTTGGTGATATGGCTTGCTTTAGTTTTTATCCAACTAAAAACATGACTACAAGCGAAGGTGGAATGATCACCACCAATAATGAAGAGTTTGCAGAAAACGCTAGAATCTATAGGGCTCACGGATCTGCTACCAAATATCATCATGATGTATTGGGATACAACTTTAGAATGACTGACATTGGTGCAGCTATAGGTATTGAACAGCTTAAGAAGATAGATGGATTCAATGATAAGAGAATAGAAAATGCAAAATACCTTAATGAAGGATTGGCAGATTGCGATTTGGTTGAAACTCCTGTTGTAGAGGATGGATATAAGCATGTCTACCACCAATACACAGTTAAGGTCAAAGACGGCAAAAGGGATGCCCTTTCTGACTATCTGATTGAAAATGGCATTGGCAATGGAATTTATTATCCAATCCCATTATACGACCAGGTATTGTATACAGATATGGGATATAATCAAAGCCTTGAAGTAACTGATAAAACTGTTAAGGAGGTTTTATCACTTCCTATTCATGCAAAGCTTACTAAATTTGACTTGGATTTAATTATTGAAAAGGTTAAAAAGGCAAGTAAAGAGTTATAA
- a CDS encoding tRNA (guanine(10)-N(2))-dimethyltransferase, whose product MEEYKDNFPQEELKTYTEDELKIIEEGKVKIKFPDFDKVSSDAPVFYNPKMEFNRDNSILALQAYQKEVDREINICDLFGGSGIRGIRYKKEIEGVGEVSVNDISPLANEFTRINAELNDVEVNIDQKEANIELRTNMGLFDVIDIDPFGTPSPFVDSAAYNLKRDSLLCLTATDTSCLSGTYPEPCIRKYNAKPYKSEYYHENGIRIIIGFAALTLAKYQKHIEVKMSHSTEHYMRVYLKIIKGSKATDKSLKNIGYISHCKNCLYRTESHGLATSVPDICPECGEKLVTAGPLWLGPIQNKEFIESMIEIADEKELNTKKKVLKLLNSCKMEADAPATFYDIHKICRSLKISAPKLDLVFDKLKENGFYAVKTHYSPLGIKTDASSRELIEIVKELAEEVENK is encoded by the coding sequence ATGGAAGAATATAAAGACAATTTTCCCCAAGAGGAATTGAAAACATACACTGAAGATGAATTAAAGATCATAGAAGAAGGTAAAGTCAAAATAAAATTTCCAGACTTTGATAAGGTCTCCTCAGATGCTCCAGTCTTCTATAATCCAAAGATGGAATTTAACCGAGACAATTCCATATTAGCCCTGCAAGCCTATCAAAAGGAAGTTGACCGTGAAATAAACATCTGTGACCTTTTTGGCGGAAGCGGAATTAGGGGAATCAGATATAAAAAGGAAATAGAAGGAGTTGGAGAAGTATCTGTAAACGACATCAGCCCTCTTGCAAACGAATTTACAAGAATAAATGCAGAGCTTAACGATGTTGAAGTAAACATAGACCAAAAGGAAGCAAACATAGAGCTTAGAACAAACATGGGACTTTTCGATGTTATTGACATCGACCCATTTGGAACTCCTTCCCCATTTGTAGACTCAGCAGCATACAATCTGAAAAGGGATTCATTGCTCTGTTTGACTGCTACAGACACATCATGCCTATCTGGAACTTATCCAGAACCCTGCATTAGAAAATACAATGCAAAGCCTTATAAAAGCGAATACTATCATGAAAATGGAATTAGAATCATTATAGGATTTGCCGCCTTGACACTTGCAAAGTATCAAAAGCATATAGAGGTAAAGATGTCCCACAGCACAGAGCATTATATGAGAGTCTACCTTAAGATCATAAAAGGTTCAAAGGCAACTGACAAATCCTTAAAAAACATAGGATACATCAGCCACTGCAAAAACTGTCTATACAGAACAGAATCCCATGGACTTGCAACAAGCGTTCCCGACATATGTCCTGAATGCGGTGAAAAGCTTGTTACTGCCGGACCTCTTTGGCTAGGACCTATTCAAAATAAGGAATTTATTGAATCAATGATTGAGATAGCAGATGAAAAGGAACTCAATACCAAAAAGAAAGTATTGAAGCTACTGAATTCATGCAAGATGGAAGCAGATGCACCTGCCACATTCTATGACATCCATAAGATATGTCGAAGTCTTAAAATCAGTGCCCCTAAGTTGGATCTGGTTTTTGACAAGCTTAAGGAAAATGGATTCTATGCTGTCAAGACACATTACAGCCCTTTAGGAATAAAAACCGATGCAAGCAGTAGAGAATTGATAGAAATCGTTAAGGAATTAGCTGAAGAAGTGGAAAATAAATAA